Below is a genomic region from Methanobacterium formicicum.
TGATTTTTATTAACGTCCTCCAGTATTGTGTCACCCAAACTTTTGAGCTTGTTAACGGTAATATCTTTCTTATTCATCTTGAACCACATCTTCTTGAACCACTTCTTCGTATTTGGCTCGGCGCGTGACTTTAGCTAACACGGTATCATATTCAGGAACATCCTTCTCAGCTAAAACTGCCGCTTCACGGATTATTACTGGAACAAGGCTTTCAAAAACCTTAGCCCTCATTGCTTCCTCTTTAGCTGCTTTTTTGGAACGCAGGTATTTTTGCATGCCCCGGGCGATCTTCATGGTGGCCTGCCGGACTTCGTGGAGAATATCTGGTTCCGGGGCCACACTCTGTTTACCAGTGGAAAGGTAGGGTACGTTGGTGGATATGATGTTCACAAAAACAGTTATGGGTGCGTTATCTAGATCCCTGATACCGTAACGTTTCCAATCTATGCTTTTCAGGGCTTCGGTGATGGCACAGCTTCCCTGGTCAAAGGCCAGAGGCACCCGGTTAGCGAAACGCATTATCTCTGCTTTTCTTTGGTCTCCTACCATTCTTCCGGAATCCCCACCATAGGCAATACCAGCTTCTATAATGAATGAAACCCCTCCCCGGAATGTTTTTGGTTTCCGGGTGGTGGTGGCCACGAATTCTGGGTTTAATATTTCTCTGATCCCCTTTTCTATCTGTTCCTTACCAATGGGTATGAGTCCCGAGGTAGGTGGGGCCATGAAATCCATCTTGGCGAAGGTTTCCACGATCTCTTCTGCTTCATCCCATTTCATGTCCTTAGGACGTTTGTTAAGGTCAATACCAGTGACCTTTTCCACTTCGTTCACCCTTTTGGCCGACATCCGGGATAGGTTACTGGTTAATAAACTGCGGAAACGGCGTTTATCAGTGTGTTTGGCCATGAATATCAGGTCATCAGCAGTTACTCCTTTAGGGTGAGGCAGTACCTCCTTGGGTAATGGGGGGATGATATCTGAGGCTCGGTTAAATATGTATTTATGGCCCGTAGGGTCCCGGAAGGTGATCTTGGCGTGGGGGTTCCCGATTATGGTCCTACGGATGTATTCATAGGCACCCTGTTCTGAAAGGGAGTAAGATACATCTTTAAAGTGCAGTTCAATGGAAACACCGGTGGATTGCACATCTGCTGCTTTTCTTTCTAAGATCAGGCCTTTGTTGGTTTTAACGTCCATCTTAAAGGTCATCTCAACTCCTTTAAGCTGGTCACCCTCCATATATCCGGACACAACTTTGGCTGGTTTTCCAGTGGTCATCTGTGATAACAGAACACATCCACTGCACCCTAATCCCTGTTGCCCACGGGATTGGATGTTTCTGAATTTGGAACCAGCAAACATGGTACAGTATACCTTGGTAATGTAGCGTTCAGGTATTCCTGGTCCATTATCAGTGTGTCTAAGTATGTAATGATCTTTATCCAAACGTTTGAGGTCTATTTTTATTTCTGGTAGTATTCCTGCCTCTTCTGCAGCATCCAGACTGTTA
It encodes:
- the top6B gene encoding DNA topoisomerase VI subunit B — protein: MEREAAELFEEFKELTASEFFRRNKQMLGFSGKIRSLTMVFHELITNSLDAAEEAGILPEIKIDLKRLDKDHYILRHTDNGPGIPERYITKVYCTMFAGSKFRNIQSRGQQGLGCSGCVLLSQMTTGKPAKVVSGYMEGDQLKGVEMTFKMDVKTNKGLILERKAADVQSTGVSIELHFKDVSYSLSEQGAYEYIRRTIIGNPHAKITFRDPTGHKYIFNRASDIIPPLPKEVLPHPKGVTADDLIFMAKHTDKRRFRSLLTSNLSRMSAKRVNEVEKVTGIDLNKRPKDMKWDEAEEIVETFAKMDFMAPPTSGLIPIGKEQIEKGIREILNPEFVATTTRKPKTFRGGVSFIIEAGIAYGGDSGRMVGDQRKAEIMRFANRVPLAFDQGSCAITEALKSIDWKRYGIRDLDNAPITVFVNIISTNVPYLSTGKQSVAPEPDILHEVRQATMKIARGMQKYLRSKKAAKEEAMRAKVFESLVPVIIREAAVLAEKDVPEYDTVLAKVTRRAKYEEVVQEDVVQDE